A single genomic interval of Hydractinia symbiolongicarpus strain clone_291-10 chromosome 8, HSymV2.1, whole genome shotgun sequence harbors:
- the LOC130655378 gene encoding aminopeptidase O-like isoform X1 yields the protein MAAVLEKYESTIFLCETTEDGRYIRCDFNQCKTHSRNKNNVNIPVDYWLINTEKNVSILEKHVGKEIYEFIELHETEISSYQKEWYEVNADLLDCSSIPLKNYEKLLIVFNLRDPQSSFGKWINAFLDACKNLNGIPVNYTCITLSFSSRRELFLNIEKLKTLYNKNNGDIMVVLSCHSSSQGQVFSCTPTAISKAYNFEEFCSIHDFVQACQDVLKERLKVIHLSSCFAMKLNSSHKDWPVDYSWLKTSLTCILSGSAKEVYETGSQTADLFLMLNSMLSNSNLSLQYKQVLHTACYVAFPDLALEMGLCTVAGDVVDSMMENPDQEDQVTKPCVVNSSVHLLLIYSNESLPLKDAIISNLQTRLCADLKSLITVKNISESDNQPFLKDETTCKANEIFIVLLEEKVNRITLNSLTKWLKTAQNVSVYGLHFVHVKHLNVLKEMLRELNLTATGFVFEKEVMFKDLCPVLLYLIHLSLGENGIRVTPTAIGCSRWSLKEVFQEVSDVLSGLSSKCNYMLLSESSKPHNTCSEKMNEDVPVNSLDQNNDHTPFLEHTACNEIDKEHLPHKNPLKSVDVLTPSIKDVPLMANVKEVLIEHYVLNLGVNFAERYINGDILLFVKPATKEANERNFQMCLDCTLIDIISVEEVILPDNFKLHFHNQTCCCGSKGDTKDSVMCESCLFLHKFHQNKTDRSYTNLSFQKLSYATYGWCIRVWTENQASKHWPSCVHIKYRTNPNGPSLMWCTDQDGNPACFTPGAYLNNRTMMPCQEPPVAVATWQATVKVPRGFSVLSSGEAVTCMIKNKHETSVKEDVYYFEMSIPLPNSTLAFAFGKFAKSSSTLTVSTAPNGKPITISLYAPQSKINQFEEEYLSLASKHVCYTCQLLGEYPFSRLDLVIMPRSFACMGLASPNLIFLSQSVLCGDASMSSRIAHEISHAWFGLLIGIQDWTEEWLSEGFATFLEERIQAYVNKYSPQEFAMHHELLALLKLKTLDSELEVTEDDNLKLMRPKKLKRGSNNLTAIEAVDKSLENTTSDVTPHIVVPNAAVASKKWSQIHYLKGYFLLHHLATMVGYEAFDIFLKKYVDNYQGRLVTSEIFFEFFIGYFNLSSELKEQLSKDWLESSSLPFTPTCNAEENVLIKLVNEECQFWKTNNVANKRCRSRGVKRKRDVFKQRPALNANQVVLLLEKLLSIENILPQTLTQLNHVYHLDSCNAEIRHRWCELIVKNGYASKYEQVRRYLVEDQGMGIYLFGELMISENSKQRQLAEDTYGYIENEMDCSTKETVREIIYG from the exons ATG GCAGCAGTTTTGGAGAAATATGAAAGTACAATATTTTTATGTGAGACAACTGAAGATGGAAGATACATTCGTTGTGATTTTAATCAGTGCAAAACTCACAGCAGGAATAAAAACAATGTCAACATTCCAG TGGACTACTGGTTGATCAACACTGAGAAGAATGTGAGCATACTAGAGAAACATGTTGGCAAAGAGATTTATGAATTTATTGAATTGCATGAGACTGAAATTTCAAGCTACCAGAAGGAGTGGTACGAAGTAAATGCAGATCTGCTGGATTGTAGTTCCATTCCTCTCAAGAACTATGAGAAA cTTCTCATAGTATTTAATTTAAGAGATCCGCAGTCCAGTTTTGGAAAATGGATTAATGCTTTTTTGGATGcttgtaaaaatttaaatg gtATACCAGTTAACTATACTTGCATTACATTGTCTTTTTCTTCAAGACGAGAATTATtcttaaatattgaaaaactgAAAACCctatacaacaaaaacaacg GAGACATCATGGTCGTACTTAGTTGTCATTCTAGTTCACAAGGGCAG GTTTTCTCATGTACCCCAACTGCTATCAGCAAAGCATATAACTTTGAAGAATTTTGTTCAATTCATGATTTTGTCCAAGCATGTCAGGATGTATTAAAGGAAAGATTGAAAGTGATCCACTTGTCTTCATGTTTTGCTATGAAATTGAACAGCTCgcacaaa GACTGGCCAGTTGATTATTCTTGGTTGAAGACCAGTTTGACTTGCATTCTTTCGGGTAGTGCTAAAGAAGTTTATGAAACTGGTTCACAAACTGCAGATTTATTTCTAATGCTGAATTCAATGTTATCAAATTCCAATCTTTCTTTGCAATACAAGCAGGTTTTACATACCGCTTGTTATGTGGCTTTTCCAGATTTAGCTCTTGAAATGGGTTTGTGTACAGTAGCTGGCGACGTTGTAGATTCCATGATGGAAAATCCTGACCAGGAAGACCAA GTCACCAAACCTTGTGTGGTCAATTCTTCAGTTCATTTGCTTCTCATCTATAGCAATGAGAGTTTACCTCTCAAAGATGCCATAATcagtaatttgcagaccagattaTGTGCAGACCTTAAATCTCTAATAACTGTTAAAAACATTAGTGAAAGCGATAATCAGCCTTTTCTTAAGGATGAAACAACATGCAAAGCAAATGAAATCTTTATTGTTTTATTGGAAGAGAAAGTTAATAGAATCACATTGAATTCTTTGACAAAATGGCTGAAAACTGCTCAAAATGTTTCTGTGTATGGTCTACACTTCGTGCATGTCAagcatttaaatgttttaaaagaaatgttgAGGGAGTTAAATCTAACAGCCACAGGTTTTGTGTTTGAGAAGGAAGTTATGTTCAAAGATTTGTGTCCTGTGTTGTTGTACTTAATCCATTTATCTCTTGGTGAGAATGGAATTAGAGTAACTCCGACAG CCATTGGTTGCAGTAGATGGTCTCTAAAAGAGGTATTTCAAGAAGTGTCAGACGTTTTAAGTGGCCTATCAAGCAAATGCAACTACATGCTACTCTCAGAATCAAGTAAACCTCACAACACATGcagtgaaaaaatgaatgaagATGTGCCTGTGAACAGTCTTGATCAAAACAATGATCACACACCTTTCCTTGAACATACTGCATGTAATGAAATAGATAAAGAACATTTACCTCATAAAAATCCCCTTAAATCAGTTGATGTTTTAACACCATCAATAAAAGATGTTCCATTAATGGCGAATGTGAAAGAAGTACTTATTGAGCATTACGTACTAAACTTGGGTGTGAACTTTGCAGAACGATATATTAATGGAGATATTCTATTGTTTGTTAAACCGGCAACGAAAGAAGCTAATGAAAGAAACTTTCAAATGTGCCTAGATTGCACTTTGATTGATATCATTTCAGTTGAAGAGGTTATTCTTCCAGATAATTTTAAGCTTCACTTTCACAACCAAACATGCTGCTGTGGCTCAAAAGGTGATACAAAAGATTCAGTCATGTGCGAAAGCTGTTTATTTCTACACAAATTtcatcaaaacaaaacagacaGGTCTTACACCAATTTGAGTTTTCAGAAGTTATCATATGCGACGTACGGTTGGTGTATTAGGGTTTGGACTGAGAATCAAGCAAGTAAACATTGGCCGAGTTGTGTTCATATTAAGTACCGCACGAATCCAAATGGACCGTCCTTGATGTGGTGTACTGATCAAGATGGAAA tccaGCCTGCTTTACCCCTGGTGCTTACCTTAACAACAGAACCATGATGCCGTGTCAAGAACCACCTGTAGCTGTGGCAACATGGCAGGCTACAGTGAAAGTTCCGAGAGGTTTTTCAGTTTTGTCTAGTGGTGAAGCAGTCACATGcatgataaaaaataaacacgAAACCTCTGTCAAGGAAG acGTTTATTACTTTGAAATGTCGATTCCCCTTCCAAATTCGACGTTAGCTTTTGCATTTGGTAAATTTGCAAAGAGCTCATCCACACTCACTGTTTCAACAGCACCAAATGGTAAACCAATCACCATTTCGTTGTACGCACCGCAGTCGAAGATAAACCAGTTTGAAGAAGAATATTTGAGTCTGGCGTCAAAACACGTTTGTTATACTTGTCAGCTACTTGGGGAGTACCCTTTTTCTCGACTTGATCTAGTGATTATGCCGAGATCGTTTGCATGCATGGGGTTAGCGAG tccaAATTTGATTTTTCTTTCCCAATCTGTATTATGTGGCGACGCGAGTATGTCATCGCGAATAGCGCACGAGATATCTCATGCGTGGTTTGGACTGCTCATCGGGATACAAGATTGGACAGAGGAGTGGTTAAGTGAAGGATTCGCTACGTTTTTGGAAGAAAGGATACAAGCTTATGTCAATAAA tatTCGCCACAAGAATTTGCTATGCATCACGAGTTATTAGCTCTACTAAAATTAAAGACATTAGACTCAGAGTTGGAAGTCACTGAAGACGATAATTTAAAGTTAATGAGACCGAAGAAATTAAAAAGAGGGAGCAACAATTTGACTG CAATTGAAGCTGTTGATAAAAGTTTAGAGAATACCACTTCTGACGTCACTCCTCACATTGTTGTTCCCAATGCTGCTGTAGCGTCCAAGAAGTGGTCACAAATTCATTACTTGAAG GGATATTTCCTTCTTCATCATCTGGCAACCATGGTTGGTTATGAAGCGTTTGATATCTTCTTGAAGAAGTATGTTGACAATTATCAGGGAAGGCTCGTCACTTCGGAG attttcttcGAGTTTTTCATTGGCTATTTTAACTTATCCAG CGAGTTAAAAGAACAGTTATCAAAAGATTGGTTGGAGAGTTCTTCTTTACCATTT acgCCAACTTGCAACGCAGAAGAAAACGTCTTAATAAAACTTGTTAATGAAGAA TGTCAGTTTTGGAAGACCAACAACGTAGCTAATAAAAGATGTAGATCTCGTGGCGTGAAAAGAAAACGGGATGTGTTCAAACAACGACCCGCCCTG AATGCAAATCAAGTTGTACTGCTGTTGGAAAAGCTGTTGAGCATTGAGAATATTCTACCCCAAACATTAACTCAATTGAATCACGTGTACCACTTAGATAGCTGCAATGCTGAG ATTAGACATAGGTGGTGCGAACTCATCGTTAAAAATGG TTACGCTAGCAAATACGAACAAGTGCGTCGTTATCTCGTAGAAGATCAG gGTATGGGTATCTATTTGTTCGGAGAATTAATGATATCAGAAAACTCGAAGCAACGTCAGTTAGCTGAAGATACGTACGGATACATAGAGAACGAAATGGATTGCAGTACGAAGGAAACAGTTCGGGAAATCATATACGGTTGA
- the LOC130655378 gene encoding aminopeptidase O-like isoform X3, with amino-acid sequence MVVLSCHSSSQGQVFSCTPTAISKAYNFEEFCSIHDFVQACQDVLKERLKVIHLSSCFAMKLNSSHKDWPVDYSWLKTSLTCILSGSAKEVYETGSQTADLFLMLNSMLSNSNLSLQYKQVLHTACYVAFPDLALEMGLCTVAGDVVDSMMENPDQEDQVTKPCVVNSSVHLLLIYSNESLPLKDAIISNLQTRLCADLKSLITVKNISESDNQPFLKDETTCKANEIFIVLLEEKVNRITLNSLTKWLKTAQNVSVYGLHFVHVKHLNVLKEMLRELNLTATGFVFEKEVMFKDLCPVLLYLIHLSLGENGIRVTPTAIGCSRWSLKEVFQEVSDVLSGLSSKCNYMLLSESSKPHNTCSEKMNEDVPVNSLDQNNDHTPFLEHTACNEIDKEHLPHKNPLKSVDVLTPSIKDVPLMANVKEVLIEHYVLNLGVNFAERYINGDILLFVKPATKEANERNFQMCLDCTLIDIISVEEVILPDNFKLHFHNQTCCCGSKGDTKDSVMCESCLFLHKFHQNKTDRSYTNLSFQKLSYATYGWCIRVWTENQASKHWPSCVHIKYRTNPNGPSLMWCTDQDGNPACFTPGAYLNNRTMMPCQEPPVAVATWQATVKVPRGFSVLSSGEAVTCMIKNKHETSVKEDVYYFEMSIPLPNSTLAFAFGKFAKSSSTLTVSTAPNGKPITISLYAPQSKINQFEEEYLSLASKHVCYTCQLLGEYPFSRLDLVIMPRSFACMGLASPNLIFLSQSVLCGDASMSSRIAHEISHAWFGLLIGIQDWTEEWLSEGFATFLEERIQAYVNKYSPQEFAMHHELLALLKLKTLDSELEVTEDDNLKLMRPKKLKRGSNNLTAIEAVDKSLENTTSDVTPHIVVPNAAVASKKWSQIHYLKGYFLLHHLATMVGYEAFDIFLKKYVDNYQGRLVTSEIFFEFFIGYFNLSSELKEQLSKDWLESSSLPFTPTCNAEENVLIKLVNEECQFWKTNNVANKRCRSRGVKRKRDVFKQRPALNANQVVLLLEKLLSIENILPQTLTQLNHVYHLDSCNAEIRHRWCELIVKNGYASKYEQVRRYLVEDQGMGIYLFGELMISENSKQRQLAEDTYGYIENEMDCSTKETVREIIYG; translated from the exons ATGGTCGTACTTAGTTGTCATTCTAGTTCACAAGGGCAG GTTTTCTCATGTACCCCAACTGCTATCAGCAAAGCATATAACTTTGAAGAATTTTGTTCAATTCATGATTTTGTCCAAGCATGTCAGGATGTATTAAAGGAAAGATTGAAAGTGATCCACTTGTCTTCATGTTTTGCTATGAAATTGAACAGCTCgcacaaa GACTGGCCAGTTGATTATTCTTGGTTGAAGACCAGTTTGACTTGCATTCTTTCGGGTAGTGCTAAAGAAGTTTATGAAACTGGTTCACAAACTGCAGATTTATTTCTAATGCTGAATTCAATGTTATCAAATTCCAATCTTTCTTTGCAATACAAGCAGGTTTTACATACCGCTTGTTATGTGGCTTTTCCAGATTTAGCTCTTGAAATGGGTTTGTGTACAGTAGCTGGCGACGTTGTAGATTCCATGATGGAAAATCCTGACCAGGAAGACCAA GTCACCAAACCTTGTGTGGTCAATTCTTCAGTTCATTTGCTTCTCATCTATAGCAATGAGAGTTTACCTCTCAAAGATGCCATAATcagtaatttgcagaccagattaTGTGCAGACCTTAAATCTCTAATAACTGTTAAAAACATTAGTGAAAGCGATAATCAGCCTTTTCTTAAGGATGAAACAACATGCAAAGCAAATGAAATCTTTATTGTTTTATTGGAAGAGAAAGTTAATAGAATCACATTGAATTCTTTGACAAAATGGCTGAAAACTGCTCAAAATGTTTCTGTGTATGGTCTACACTTCGTGCATGTCAagcatttaaatgttttaaaagaaatgttgAGGGAGTTAAATCTAACAGCCACAGGTTTTGTGTTTGAGAAGGAAGTTATGTTCAAAGATTTGTGTCCTGTGTTGTTGTACTTAATCCATTTATCTCTTGGTGAGAATGGAATTAGAGTAACTCCGACAG CCATTGGTTGCAGTAGATGGTCTCTAAAAGAGGTATTTCAAGAAGTGTCAGACGTTTTAAGTGGCCTATCAAGCAAATGCAACTACATGCTACTCTCAGAATCAAGTAAACCTCACAACACATGcagtgaaaaaatgaatgaagATGTGCCTGTGAACAGTCTTGATCAAAACAATGATCACACACCTTTCCTTGAACATACTGCATGTAATGAAATAGATAAAGAACATTTACCTCATAAAAATCCCCTTAAATCAGTTGATGTTTTAACACCATCAATAAAAGATGTTCCATTAATGGCGAATGTGAAAGAAGTACTTATTGAGCATTACGTACTAAACTTGGGTGTGAACTTTGCAGAACGATATATTAATGGAGATATTCTATTGTTTGTTAAACCGGCAACGAAAGAAGCTAATGAAAGAAACTTTCAAATGTGCCTAGATTGCACTTTGATTGATATCATTTCAGTTGAAGAGGTTATTCTTCCAGATAATTTTAAGCTTCACTTTCACAACCAAACATGCTGCTGTGGCTCAAAAGGTGATACAAAAGATTCAGTCATGTGCGAAAGCTGTTTATTTCTACACAAATTtcatcaaaacaaaacagacaGGTCTTACACCAATTTGAGTTTTCAGAAGTTATCATATGCGACGTACGGTTGGTGTATTAGGGTTTGGACTGAGAATCAAGCAAGTAAACATTGGCCGAGTTGTGTTCATATTAAGTACCGCACGAATCCAAATGGACCGTCCTTGATGTGGTGTACTGATCAAGATGGAAA tccaGCCTGCTTTACCCCTGGTGCTTACCTTAACAACAGAACCATGATGCCGTGTCAAGAACCACCTGTAGCTGTGGCAACATGGCAGGCTACAGTGAAAGTTCCGAGAGGTTTTTCAGTTTTGTCTAGTGGTGAAGCAGTCACATGcatgataaaaaataaacacgAAACCTCTGTCAAGGAAG acGTTTATTACTTTGAAATGTCGATTCCCCTTCCAAATTCGACGTTAGCTTTTGCATTTGGTAAATTTGCAAAGAGCTCATCCACACTCACTGTTTCAACAGCACCAAATGGTAAACCAATCACCATTTCGTTGTACGCACCGCAGTCGAAGATAAACCAGTTTGAAGAAGAATATTTGAGTCTGGCGTCAAAACACGTTTGTTATACTTGTCAGCTACTTGGGGAGTACCCTTTTTCTCGACTTGATCTAGTGATTATGCCGAGATCGTTTGCATGCATGGGGTTAGCGAG tccaAATTTGATTTTTCTTTCCCAATCTGTATTATGTGGCGACGCGAGTATGTCATCGCGAATAGCGCACGAGATATCTCATGCGTGGTTTGGACTGCTCATCGGGATACAAGATTGGACAGAGGAGTGGTTAAGTGAAGGATTCGCTACGTTTTTGGAAGAAAGGATACAAGCTTATGTCAATAAA tatTCGCCACAAGAATTTGCTATGCATCACGAGTTATTAGCTCTACTAAAATTAAAGACATTAGACTCAGAGTTGGAAGTCACTGAAGACGATAATTTAAAGTTAATGAGACCGAAGAAATTAAAAAGAGGGAGCAACAATTTGACTG CAATTGAAGCTGTTGATAAAAGTTTAGAGAATACCACTTCTGACGTCACTCCTCACATTGTTGTTCCCAATGCTGCTGTAGCGTCCAAGAAGTGGTCACAAATTCATTACTTGAAG GGATATTTCCTTCTTCATCATCTGGCAACCATGGTTGGTTATGAAGCGTTTGATATCTTCTTGAAGAAGTATGTTGACAATTATCAGGGAAGGCTCGTCACTTCGGAG attttcttcGAGTTTTTCATTGGCTATTTTAACTTATCCAG CGAGTTAAAAGAACAGTTATCAAAAGATTGGTTGGAGAGTTCTTCTTTACCATTT acgCCAACTTGCAACGCAGAAGAAAACGTCTTAATAAAACTTGTTAATGAAGAA TGTCAGTTTTGGAAGACCAACAACGTAGCTAATAAAAGATGTAGATCTCGTGGCGTGAAAAGAAAACGGGATGTGTTCAAACAACGACCCGCCCTG AATGCAAATCAAGTTGTACTGCTGTTGGAAAAGCTGTTGAGCATTGAGAATATTCTACCCCAAACATTAACTCAATTGAATCACGTGTACCACTTAGATAGCTGCAATGCTGAG ATTAGACATAGGTGGTGCGAACTCATCGTTAAAAATGG TTACGCTAGCAAATACGAACAAGTGCGTCGTTATCTCGTAGAAGATCAG gGTATGGGTATCTATTTGTTCGGAGAATTAATGATATCAGAAAACTCGAAGCAACGTCAGTTAGCTGAAGATACGTACGGATACATAGAGAACGAAATGGATTGCAGTACGAAGGAAACAGTTCGGGAAATCATATACGGTTGA
- the LOC130655378 gene encoding uncharacterized protein LOC130655378 isoform X2 translates to MAAVLEKYESTIFLCETTEDGRYIRCDFNQCKTHSRNKNNVNIPVDYWLINTEKNVSILEKHVGKEIYEFIELHETEISSYQKEWYEVNADLLDCSSIPLKNYEKLLIVFNLRDPQSSFGKWINAFLDACKNLNGIPVNYTCITLSFSSRRELFLNIEKLKTLYNKNNGDIMVVLSCHSSSQGQVFSCTPTAISKAYNFEEFCSIHDFVQACQDVLKERLKVIHLSSCFAMKLNSSHKDWPVDYSWLKTSLTCILSGSAKEVYETGSQTADLFLMLNSMLSNSNLSLQYKQVLHTACYVAFPDLALEMGLCTVAGDVVDSMMENPDQEDQVTKPCVVNSSVHLLLIYSNESLPLKDAIISNLQTRLCADLKSLITVKNISESDNQPFLKDETTCKANEIFIVLLEEKVNRITLNSLTKWLKTAQNVSVYGLHFVHVKHLNVLKEMLRELNLTATGFVFEKEVMFKDLCPVLLYLIHLSLGENGIRVTPTAIGCSRWSLKEVFQEVSDVLSGLSSKCNYMLLSESSKPHNTCSEKMNEDVPVNSLDQNNDHTPFLEHTACNEIDKEHLPHKNPLKSVDVLTPSIKDVPLMANVKEVLIEHYVLNLGVNFAERYINGDILLFVKPATKEANERNFQMCLDCTLIDIISVEEVILPDNFKLHFHNQTCCCGSKGDTKDSVMCESCLFLHKFHQNKTDRSYTNLSFQKLSYATYGWCIRVWTENQASKHWPSCVHIKYRTNPNGPSLMWCTDQDGNPACFTPGAYLNNRTMMPCQEPPVAVATWQATVKVPRGFSVLSSGEAVTCMIKNKHETSVKEDVYYFEMSIPLPNSTLAFAFGKFAKSSSTLTVSTAPNGKPITISLYAPQSKINQFEEEYLSLASKHVCYTCQLLGEYPFSRLDLVIMPRSFACMGLASPNLIFLSQSVLCGDASMSSRIAHEISHAWFGLLIGIQDWTEEWLSEGFATFLEERIQAYVNKYSPQEFAMHHELLALLKLKTLDSELEVTEDDNLKLMRPKKLKRGSNNLTAIEAVDKSLENTTSDVTPHIVVPNAAVASKKWSQIHYLKGYFLLHHLATMVGYEAFDIFLKKYVDNYQGRLVTSEIFFEFFIGYFNLSSELKEQLSKDWLESSSLPFP, encoded by the exons ATG GCAGCAGTTTTGGAGAAATATGAAAGTACAATATTTTTATGTGAGACAACTGAAGATGGAAGATACATTCGTTGTGATTTTAATCAGTGCAAAACTCACAGCAGGAATAAAAACAATGTCAACATTCCAG TGGACTACTGGTTGATCAACACTGAGAAGAATGTGAGCATACTAGAGAAACATGTTGGCAAAGAGATTTATGAATTTATTGAATTGCATGAGACTGAAATTTCAAGCTACCAGAAGGAGTGGTACGAAGTAAATGCAGATCTGCTGGATTGTAGTTCCATTCCTCTCAAGAACTATGAGAAA cTTCTCATAGTATTTAATTTAAGAGATCCGCAGTCCAGTTTTGGAAAATGGATTAATGCTTTTTTGGATGcttgtaaaaatttaaatg gtATACCAGTTAACTATACTTGCATTACATTGTCTTTTTCTTCAAGACGAGAATTATtcttaaatattgaaaaactgAAAACCctatacaacaaaaacaacg GAGACATCATGGTCGTACTTAGTTGTCATTCTAGTTCACAAGGGCAG GTTTTCTCATGTACCCCAACTGCTATCAGCAAAGCATATAACTTTGAAGAATTTTGTTCAATTCATGATTTTGTCCAAGCATGTCAGGATGTATTAAAGGAAAGATTGAAAGTGATCCACTTGTCTTCATGTTTTGCTATGAAATTGAACAGCTCgcacaaa GACTGGCCAGTTGATTATTCTTGGTTGAAGACCAGTTTGACTTGCATTCTTTCGGGTAGTGCTAAAGAAGTTTATGAAACTGGTTCACAAACTGCAGATTTATTTCTAATGCTGAATTCAATGTTATCAAATTCCAATCTTTCTTTGCAATACAAGCAGGTTTTACATACCGCTTGTTATGTGGCTTTTCCAGATTTAGCTCTTGAAATGGGTTTGTGTACAGTAGCTGGCGACGTTGTAGATTCCATGATGGAAAATCCTGACCAGGAAGACCAA GTCACCAAACCTTGTGTGGTCAATTCTTCAGTTCATTTGCTTCTCATCTATAGCAATGAGAGTTTACCTCTCAAAGATGCCATAATcagtaatttgcagaccagattaTGTGCAGACCTTAAATCTCTAATAACTGTTAAAAACATTAGTGAAAGCGATAATCAGCCTTTTCTTAAGGATGAAACAACATGCAAAGCAAATGAAATCTTTATTGTTTTATTGGAAGAGAAAGTTAATAGAATCACATTGAATTCTTTGACAAAATGGCTGAAAACTGCTCAAAATGTTTCTGTGTATGGTCTACACTTCGTGCATGTCAagcatttaaatgttttaaaagaaatgttgAGGGAGTTAAATCTAACAGCCACAGGTTTTGTGTTTGAGAAGGAAGTTATGTTCAAAGATTTGTGTCCTGTGTTGTTGTACTTAATCCATTTATCTCTTGGTGAGAATGGAATTAGAGTAACTCCGACAG CCATTGGTTGCAGTAGATGGTCTCTAAAAGAGGTATTTCAAGAAGTGTCAGACGTTTTAAGTGGCCTATCAAGCAAATGCAACTACATGCTACTCTCAGAATCAAGTAAACCTCACAACACATGcagtgaaaaaatgaatgaagATGTGCCTGTGAACAGTCTTGATCAAAACAATGATCACACACCTTTCCTTGAACATACTGCATGTAATGAAATAGATAAAGAACATTTACCTCATAAAAATCCCCTTAAATCAGTTGATGTTTTAACACCATCAATAAAAGATGTTCCATTAATGGCGAATGTGAAAGAAGTACTTATTGAGCATTACGTACTAAACTTGGGTGTGAACTTTGCAGAACGATATATTAATGGAGATATTCTATTGTTTGTTAAACCGGCAACGAAAGAAGCTAATGAAAGAAACTTTCAAATGTGCCTAGATTGCACTTTGATTGATATCATTTCAGTTGAAGAGGTTATTCTTCCAGATAATTTTAAGCTTCACTTTCACAACCAAACATGCTGCTGTGGCTCAAAAGGTGATACAAAAGATTCAGTCATGTGCGAAAGCTGTTTATTTCTACACAAATTtcatcaaaacaaaacagacaGGTCTTACACCAATTTGAGTTTTCAGAAGTTATCATATGCGACGTACGGTTGGTGTATTAGGGTTTGGACTGAGAATCAAGCAAGTAAACATTGGCCGAGTTGTGTTCATATTAAGTACCGCACGAATCCAAATGGACCGTCCTTGATGTGGTGTACTGATCAAGATGGAAA tccaGCCTGCTTTACCCCTGGTGCTTACCTTAACAACAGAACCATGATGCCGTGTCAAGAACCACCTGTAGCTGTGGCAACATGGCAGGCTACAGTGAAAGTTCCGAGAGGTTTTTCAGTTTTGTCTAGTGGTGAAGCAGTCACATGcatgataaaaaataaacacgAAACCTCTGTCAAGGAAG acGTTTATTACTTTGAAATGTCGATTCCCCTTCCAAATTCGACGTTAGCTTTTGCATTTGGTAAATTTGCAAAGAGCTCATCCACACTCACTGTTTCAACAGCACCAAATGGTAAACCAATCACCATTTCGTTGTACGCACCGCAGTCGAAGATAAACCAGTTTGAAGAAGAATATTTGAGTCTGGCGTCAAAACACGTTTGTTATACTTGTCAGCTACTTGGGGAGTACCCTTTTTCTCGACTTGATCTAGTGATTATGCCGAGATCGTTTGCATGCATGGGGTTAGCGAG tccaAATTTGATTTTTCTTTCCCAATCTGTATTATGTGGCGACGCGAGTATGTCATCGCGAATAGCGCACGAGATATCTCATGCGTGGTTTGGACTGCTCATCGGGATACAAGATTGGACAGAGGAGTGGTTAAGTGAAGGATTCGCTACGTTTTTGGAAGAAAGGATACAAGCTTATGTCAATAAA tatTCGCCACAAGAATTTGCTATGCATCACGAGTTATTAGCTCTACTAAAATTAAAGACATTAGACTCAGAGTTGGAAGTCACTGAAGACGATAATTTAAAGTTAATGAGACCGAAGAAATTAAAAAGAGGGAGCAACAATTTGACTG CAATTGAAGCTGTTGATAAAAGTTTAGAGAATACCACTTCTGACGTCACTCCTCACATTGTTGTTCCCAATGCTGCTGTAGCGTCCAAGAAGTGGTCACAAATTCATTACTTGAAG GGATATTTCCTTCTTCATCATCTGGCAACCATGGTTGGTTATGAAGCGTTTGATATCTTCTTGAAGAAGTATGTTGACAATTATCAGGGAAGGCTCGTCACTTCGGAG attttcttcGAGTTTTTCATTGGCTATTTTAACTTATCCAG CGAGTTAAAAGAACAGTTATCAAAAGATTGGTTGGAGAGTTCTTCTTTACCATTT CCCTGA